The Lutibacter sp. Hel_I_33_5 genome has a window encoding:
- a CDS encoding dicarboxylate/amino acid:cation symporter, with translation MKKLALHWKILLGMLLGVIVGIVMTNFDWGMKFIQDWIKPFGKIFINSLKLIAIPLILAALIKGVSDLKDISKLSKMGGRTIGIYITTTVIAVSVGLLLVNIINPGNSISEKTRTEMVANYSSNATKYQESAKKQAESGPLQALEDLVPQNIFSAATSNRNMLQVIFFAVFFGIGLILIPEEKGETVKKFFDGFNEVILKMVDLIMLAAPYGVFALLAALVVESPSIDLFKALGMYALTVVIGLALMIGIYIILVKVFTKKNPKFFINGISPAQLLAFSTSSSAATLPVTMERVTEHLGVEEEVASFVLPIGATINMDGTSLYQAVAAVFIAQAFGMDLTFGTQLGIIATATLASIGSAAVPGAGMVMLVGVLGYAGIPEAGLALIFAVDRPLDMCRTTVNVTGDAAVSMMVAKSIGKLGKPKQKNWDDNYDQVK, from the coding sequence ATGAAGAAACTAGCCTTGCATTGGAAAATATTACTCGGAATGCTTTTAGGAGTTATTGTTGGTATTGTGATGACAAATTTTGATTGGGGAATGAAATTTATTCAAGATTGGATAAAACCTTTCGGAAAAATATTCATCAATTCATTAAAGTTAATTGCGATTCCGTTAATATTAGCTGCATTAATTAAAGGAGTTTCTGATTTAAAAGATATTTCTAAGCTTTCTAAAATGGGAGGAAGAACAATCGGTATTTATATAACCACTACTGTAATAGCAGTTTCTGTTGGATTATTATTAGTAAATATTATCAATCCTGGGAATTCTATTAGTGAAAAGACAAGAACAGAAATGGTTGCTAATTATAGTAGCAATGCTACTAAATATCAAGAGTCTGCAAAAAAACAAGCAGAAAGTGGCCCATTACAAGCTTTAGAAGATTTAGTGCCTCAGAATATATTTTCTGCTGCAACGAGTAATAGGAATATGCTACAGGTTATCTTTTTTGCAGTGTTTTTTGGAATCGGATTAATTTTAATTCCTGAAGAAAAAGGAGAAACAGTAAAAAAATTCTTTGATGGATTTAACGAAGTCATTCTAAAAATGGTCGATTTAATCATGTTAGCTGCACCCTACGGAGTTTTTGCATTATTAGCCGCTTTAGTAGTAGAATCACCCAGTATAGATTTATTTAAAGCTTTAGGAATGTATGCGTTAACTGTAGTAATTGGTTTAGCATTAATGATAGGAATCTATATCATACTAGTAAAAGTATTTACTAAAAAGAATCCAAAATTCTTTATCAATGGTATTTCACCAGCACAACTATTAGCGTTCTCTACAAGTTCGAGTGCGGCTACATTACCCGTTACTATGGAAAGAGTAACGGAGCATTTGGGAGTAGAAGAAGAAGTAGCAAGTTTTGTGTTACCAATTGGAGCCACTATAAATATGGACGGAACTAGTTTATACCAAGCAGTTGCAGCAGTTTTTATTGCACAAGCTTTTGGAATGGATTTAACTTTCGGAACGCAATTAGGAATTATTGCAACAGCAACTTTAGCTTCTATAGGTTCTGCTGCTGTACCAGGAGCAGGAATGGTAATGTTGGTTGGAGTTCTAGGGTATGCAGGAATTCCAGAAGCAGGTTTAGCATTAATTTTTGCAGTAGATAGACCTTTAGATATGTGTAGAACTACGGTTAACGTTACTGGAGATGCCGCTGTTTCTATGATGGTTGCTAAATCAATTGGAAAATTAGGGAAACCAAAACAAAAGAATTGGGACGATAATTATGATCAAGTAAAGTAG
- a CDS encoding sulfurtransferase, producing MSLNISKPLVSVDWLFNNLANENLIILDATIPKVTATNAEIASEKIILENALFFDIKNVFSDVHAEFPNTVLPLTRFELEAKYLGIHNNSTIIVYDDLGIYSSARVWWLFKLMGFENIAVLDGGLPAWKKANYPIASQHKVAKEKGNFTGIYQPQLVTFVDDVLEVSNNKTKLILDARSKGRFDSTVPEPRVGVKSGHIPNSKNLPFADVLHEGKFKSVEELKIIFKTLNPNEQPLVFSCGTGITACVLALGAEISDIKNYTVYDGSWTEWGSTENLPIEK from the coding sequence ATGTCGCTAAATATAAGTAAACCTTTAGTATCGGTTGATTGGTTATTTAATAATCTAGCTAATGAAAACCTTATCATTTTAGATGCTACAATTCCAAAAGTTACTGCAACTAATGCAGAAATTGCATCTGAAAAGATAATACTAGAAAATGCTCTTTTTTTTGATATAAAAAATGTTTTTTCTGATGTACATGCAGAATTTCCCAATACAGTTTTACCTCTTACGAGATTTGAATTAGAAGCTAAATACCTAGGGATACATAATAATTCAACAATAATAGTTTATGATGATTTAGGTATCTATTCTTCTGCACGAGTTTGGTGGTTATTTAAATTAATGGGGTTTGAAAACATAGCTGTTTTAGATGGTGGTTTACCGGCCTGGAAAAAAGCAAATTATCCTATAGCAAGTCAACATAAAGTAGCAAAGGAAAAAGGAAACTTTACGGGTATTTATCAACCTCAATTAGTAACTTTTGTTGATGATGTTTTAGAAGTTTCAAATAATAAAACCAAGTTAATTTTAGATGCTAGGTCTAAAGGAAGGTTCGATTCTACAGTGCCAGAACCAAGAGTAGGCGTGAAAAGTGGTCATATTCCAAATTCAAAAAATTTACCATTTGCTGATGTTTTACATGAAGGAAAATTTAAATCAGTGGAAGAATTAAAAATAATCTTTAAAACATTGAATCCTAACGAACAACCTTTAGTTTTTTCTTGTGGAACTGGTATAACAGCCTGTGTTTTAGCTTTAGGTGCAGAAATTTCAGACATAAAAAATTATACAGTTTATGATGGCTCTTGGACAGAGTGGGGAAGTACAGAAAATTTACCAATAGAAAAATAA
- a CDS encoding IS110 family transposase, whose product MNKDIKYFGIDISHLVFDVTDSSGNYYQFKNNVTGFKKFVKHLDYNSHCVMEATGYYHYRLAYFLQENSIKVSVENPLSVKRFIQMKLSKIKTDKSDSRLICEYAKQVELKLWQGNSKHQLECLQMTRLLSVYTKQSTMLKNKIHGEEVLGNPSKVVTSSLKSSLRQVTKQIEKVEAALLILVRKLHQDVLTRLKTIPGIGNKTALMLVVLTDGFDRFKSGSELCSYAGLTPVIRQSGSSINGRARISKIGNQKLRNLLFMCSFNACKYNKACREIYERIVAKGKSKKLALIAVCNKLLKQAFAIAKSGLIYDDTYRSTLVNI is encoded by the coding sequence ATGAATAAAGATATTAAATATTTTGGAATAGACATTAGTCATTTAGTATTTGATGTTACAGATTCTTCTGGTAATTACTATCAGTTTAAAAACAATGTAACTGGATTTAAAAAATTTGTAAAACATCTAGATTACAATAGTCATTGTGTAATGGAAGCTACAGGTTATTACCATTACAGGTTGGCTTATTTTTTACAGGAAAACAGTATAAAAGTTTCAGTAGAAAACCCTCTGTCGGTGAAACGCTTTATCCAGATGAAGTTATCAAAAATAAAGACAGATAAAAGCGATTCAAGATTGATTTGTGAGTATGCAAAACAAGTTGAATTAAAGTTATGGCAAGGTAATTCAAAACATCAGTTAGAATGCTTACAAATGACAAGACTTCTTTCTGTGTATACAAAACAGAGTACTATGTTAAAAAACAAAATACATGGAGAAGAAGTTTTGGGCAATCCAAGTAAAGTAGTTACGAGCTCATTAAAAAGTAGTTTGAGACAGGTAACAAAACAAATAGAAAAGGTAGAAGCAGCATTATTAATTTTAGTAAGAAAGCTACATCAAGATGTTTTAACACGCTTAAAAACAATACCTGGAATTGGAAATAAAACAGCGCTAATGCTAGTTGTTTTAACAGATGGATTTGATCGTTTTAAAAGCGGAAGTGAATTGTGTAGTTATGCTGGATTAACTCCTGTAATTAGACAAAGTGGAAGTAGTATAAATGGACGAGCCAGAATAAGTAAAATAGGCAACCAGAAGCTTCGAAATTTATTATTTATGTGCAGTTTTAATGCTTGTAAATACAACAAGGCTTGTAGAGAAATTTATGAACGAATAGTTGCCAAAGGAAAGAGTAAAAAATTAGCATTAATAGCGGTGTGTAATAAACTATTAAAACAAGCATTTGCCATTGCTAAATCAGGATTAATATATGATGATACTTATAGAAGTACTTTAGTGAATATTTAA
- a CDS encoding serine hydrolase, which translates to MKSYKLIFAIVLILTVKNSIAQVANNSNLFIELKKADSLIFNEGFNKCNYTALKKVLHKDLEFFHDQNGTQNLEQFYKSFTNSICSNRNFKPFRKLVNETLKVFPLKNNGEIYGAIQTGKHIFYIKEPNKELYATEQGKFIHTWVLENGQWKVKRIVSYEHKPPTKEYGTKFNANYAYKLFDNDKEIEKLLKKHKIPSIAIGLIKNGSLQQIRTFGNRKSNQPISNNSIYKVASLTKPITAFVVLKLIDEGSWSLDEPVSKYFIDEDIKHSKYLDKLTTRHILSHQSGFPNWRHLTNDKKLSFQFEPGTKWQYSGEGFEYLRKAIEKKIRRPFEVIAQEKLFNPIGMNNTNFYWSNKINEKQYAVEHDENGKPIKHEKYTVANASANLLTTAEDYSKFLVYVLNGAGLSEKNYAQFLKVQAHEKVGIHWSLGMQMLTNLPNNETAFMHTGGDYGTKTIALILKNSKDGLVLFSNSENGMVLWQKIISEYFGEVGEEIVRRNLE; encoded by the coding sequence ATGAAATCATATAAATTAATCTTTGCAATCGTATTAATTTTAACAGTTAAAAACAGCATTGCTCAAGTCGCTAATAATTCAAACTTATTTATTGAACTTAAAAAAGCAGATAGTCTTATTTTCAATGAAGGCTTTAACAAGTGTAATTACACTGCTTTAAAAAAAGTGCTTCATAAGGATTTAGAGTTTTTTCACGACCAAAATGGCACTCAAAACTTAGAACAATTCTATAAATCGTTTACAAATAGCATTTGTTCTAATCGAAATTTCAAACCCTTTAGAAAATTGGTAAACGAAACACTCAAAGTATTTCCTTTAAAAAATAATGGAGAAATATACGGAGCAATACAAACTGGAAAACATATTTTTTACATTAAAGAACCAAACAAAGAGCTTTATGCTACTGAACAAGGAAAATTTATACATACTTGGGTTTTAGAAAACGGACAATGGAAAGTTAAACGAATTGTAAGCTATGAACATAAACCACCAACAAAAGAATATGGAACAAAATTCAATGCAAATTACGCTTACAAACTTTTTGATAATGATAAAGAAATTGAGAAATTATTAAAAAAACACAAAATTCCATCTATTGCAATAGGATTGATTAAAAATGGTAGCCTTCAACAAATACGAACATTTGGAAATAGAAAGTCAAATCAACCAATTTCTAATAACAGTATTTATAAAGTTGCATCCTTAACCAAACCAATCACAGCATTTGTTGTATTAAAACTTATTGATGAAGGTAGTTGGAGTTTGGACGAACCTGTTTCAAAATATTTTATAGATGAAGATATAAAACATAGTAAATATTTAGACAAACTAACCACAAGACATATTTTATCTCACCAATCGGGTTTTCCAAACTGGAGGCATTTAACAAACGATAAAAAGTTGTCTTTTCAATTTGAACCAGGAACCAAATGGCAATATTCTGGAGAGGGTTTTGAATACTTGCGAAAAGCTATTGAGAAAAAAATTAGACGTCCTTTTGAGGTAATCGCTCAAGAGAAACTTTTCAATCCAATTGGAATGAATAACACTAATTTTTATTGGAGTAATAAAATTAATGAAAAACAATATGCAGTTGAACACGATGAAAATGGAAAACCAATAAAGCACGAAAAATATACTGTTGCAAATGCTTCAGCTAATTTACTAACGACAGCAGAAGATTACTCTAAATTTTTGGTGTATGTTTTAAATGGAGCTGGTTTATCAGAAAAAAATTATGCTCAATTTTTAAAAGTTCAAGCACACGAAAAAGTTGGAATTCATTGGAGTTTAGGAATGCAAATGCTAACTAATTTACCAAATAATGAAACCGCATTTATGCACACAGGTGGAGATTATGGCACAAAAACAATAGCTTTAATCTTGAAAAACTCTAAAGATGGTTTAGTATTGTTTTCAAATTCAGAAAACGGAATGGTTTTATGGCAAAAAATCATATCCGAATATTTCGGAGAGGTTGGAGAAGAAATTGTTCGTAGGAATTTGGAATAA
- a CDS encoding helix-turn-helix domain-containing protein, whose amino-acid sequence MNKLLKYREKLNLTQGELAEKAGVSTRTIQRIEKGIEPKGHTLKVLAKALGVIEDDLKENESVSKTETISYQLTKHINLSSIFGVILPPINILLPWFIMKHKNQVNEITKQIVSVQIFYTIIALVCILLSPFISRWFGVTKQLTLILLIISVIINLYIIIRNSIELDKNQKLHIKPKFNLI is encoded by the coding sequence TTGAATAAACTTTTAAAATATCGAGAAAAACTAAATCTCACTCAAGGGGAATTAGCAGAAAAAGCAGGTGTTTCTACCAGAACGATTCAACGAATTGAAAAAGGAATTGAACCAAAAGGGCATACATTAAAAGTTTTGGCAAAAGCTTTAGGAGTTATAGAAGATGATTTAAAAGAAAATGAATCTGTATCAAAAACAGAAACCATAAGTTATCAACTTACAAAACACATTAATCTTTCTTCTATTTTTGGGGTAATTCTTCCACCAATTAATATTCTACTTCCTTGGTTTATTATGAAACATAAAAATCAAGTTAATGAAATAACAAAACAAATTGTTTCAGTTCAAATATTCTACACAATTATTGCATTAGTATGTATTCTTTTAAGTCCATTCATAAGTAGATGGTTTGGGGTCACTAAACAATTAACTTTAATACTATTAATCATTTCAGTAATTATAAATCTATACATAATCATTAGAAACAGTATTGAATTAGACAAAAATCAAAAATTACATATCAAACCGAAATTCAACCTCATATAA
- a CDS encoding HAD family phosphatase encodes MNVPKDVQCVIFDMDGVIIDSEEIHKKAYFETFVSLGLDVSDELYKTLTGSSTLNAFQKLIAHFNIDEDPNELVLTKRKRYVNYFENDPNLQLVDGVEEIIKYFHKKGMILILASSSAMININRVFDRFNLHQYFTAKISGADLTASKPHPEIFEKAALLANTPKENCIVIEDSDNGITAANKAGIFVYGYKNPLSEGQTLENADATINIFTELEHKLN; translated from the coding sequence ATGAATGTACCAAAAGATGTACAATGCGTTATTTTTGATATGGATGGCGTTATTATTGATTCGGAAGAAATTCATAAAAAAGCATATTTCGAAACCTTTGTTTCATTAGGATTAGATGTTTCAGATGAATTATATAAAACTTTAACTGGCTCTTCTACCTTAAATGCTTTTCAAAAATTAATTGCACATTTTAATATAGATGAAGATCCCAACGAATTAGTTTTAACAAAGCGAAAACGCTATGTAAATTACTTTGAAAATGATCCAAACCTACAATTAGTTGATGGCGTTGAAGAAATTATCAAGTATTTTCATAAAAAAGGGATGATACTAATTTTAGCTTCCTCTTCTGCAATGATTAATATCAATCGAGTTTTTGATCGTTTTAATTTACATCAATATTTTACTGCAAAAATTTCTGGTGCCGATTTAACGGCTTCTAAACCACATCCTGAAATCTTCGAAAAAGCAGCTCTTCTGGCAAATACACCAAAAGAAAACTGTATAGTTATTGAAGATTCTGATAACGGAATTACTGCTGCAAACAAAGCTGGTATTTTTGTTTATGGGTATAAAAACCCATTGTCTGAAGGACAAACTCTAGAAAATGCAGATGCCACTATAAATATTTTTACAGAATTAGAACATAAACTTAATTAG
- a CDS encoding thiol-disulfide oxidoreductase DCC family protein codes for MIDLPSDKKIILFDGVCNLCNGFVLKVIKYDTKNQFVFTSLQSDIGKKITTHLGIDSSKIDSVLLYEPNISYDIKSTAALKIMNEFGGIWTLTQLSWIFPEGFRNLVYDFIARNRYKWFGEKESCMIPTSALKAKFLE; via the coding sequence ATGATTGATTTACCAAGCGATAAAAAAATTATCCTTTTTGATGGAGTTTGCAATTTATGTAATGGCTTTGTCTTAAAAGTGATAAAGTACGATACTAAAAATCAATTTGTTTTTACTTCGTTACAATCTGACATTGGAAAAAAAATCACAACCCATTTAGGAATAGATTCTTCTAAAATTGATTCCGTTTTATTATATGAACCCAACATTTCTTATGATATTAAATCAACTGCAGCATTAAAAATAATGAATGAATTTGGTGGAATATGGACACTAACTCAACTATCTTGGATTTTCCCTGAAGGATTTAGAAATCTAGTGTACGATTTTATTGCAAGAAACCGTTATAAATGGTTTGGGGAGAAAGAAAGCTGCATGATTCCTACTTCTGCTTTAAAAGCTAAATTTTTAGAATAA
- a CDS encoding ABC transporter ATP-binding protein yields MIKIEQLHKSYPIGKESLHVLKGIDLHIKEGEFVSIMGSSGSGKSTLLNIVGLLDEHDEGNYYLNGQLIKDLNEKKAAVLRNKFLGFVFQSFNLISYKTALENVALPLYYKGMKRKERLKIAMDYLDKVELKPWANHLPNELSGGQKQRVAIARALVTKPKVILADEPTGALDSATSDAVMGLLKGINDEGMTVFVITHEEEIAAQTKRVVRLKDGVIISDELTKVKKQTV; encoded by the coding sequence ATGATTAAAATTGAACAACTGCACAAATCTTACCCAATTGGTAAAGAATCTCTACATGTTTTAAAAGGAATTGACCTGCATATTAAAGAAGGTGAATTTGTTTCTATTATGGGATCTTCTGGTTCTGGAAAATCTACTTTGTTAAATATTGTTGGTTTATTAGATGAGCATGATGAGGGGAATTATTACTTAAATGGTCAATTAATAAAAGACTTAAACGAAAAAAAAGCTGCTGTTTTAAGAAACAAGTTTTTAGGCTTTGTTTTTCAGTCGTTTAATTTAATTTCTTATAAAACTGCATTAGAAAACGTTGCTTTACCTTTGTATTATAAGGGAATGAAAAGAAAAGAACGTTTAAAAATTGCCATGGATTATTTAGACAAGGTTGAATTAAAACCTTGGGCAAATCATTTACCTAACGAACTTTCTGGTGGACAGAAACAACGTGTTGCAATTGCAAGAGCTTTGGTTACAAAACCAAAAGTAATTTTAGCAGATGAACCAACTGGAGCATTAGATTCTGCAACATCAGATGCAGTAATGGGTTTGTTAAAAGGAATTAATGATGAAGGAATGACGGTTTTTGTGATTACACACGAAGAAGAAATTGCTGCACAAACAAAAAGAGTTGTACGTTTAAAGGATGGCGTTATTATAAGTGATGAATTAACTAAAGTTAAAAAACAAACTGTATAG